A single genomic interval of bacterium harbors:
- a CDS encoding pilus assembly protein PilP → MQWTDRREGVIARLTILAVIPVSLGLLLGGCGQEAEPPKPPGSVVQKKIQKPEETPKPPAPPKPAQEKKAGPQEATKAAESQKAEEVTSDSSSEQVKAEVQYKYEAGDRPDPFRPFHEEAKAAAPTGECEEVPEGPLTQQEVSQFVLVAVVGQGADRVAMVQDRTGKGYLIRPGIHMGRKCGKVTEIIPTEGVVVEEPFVDLLGNKQTRRVILGFKKPQGGGR, encoded by the coding sequence GTGCAGTGGACTGACAGGAGGGAAGGGGTGATAGCCCGCCTAACGATTCTGGCAGTGATTCCGGTGAGTCTCGGGCTGCTCCTGGGTGGATGTGGGCAGGAGGCTGAACCTCCCAAGCCCCCAGGGAGCGTGGTGCAAAAGAAGATCCAGAAGCCTGAAGAGACCCCCAAGCCTCCAGCACCTCCCAAGCCTGCCCAGGAAAAAAAGGCCGGGCCTCAGGAGGCCACAAAGGCTGCGGAGTCCCAAAAGGCTGAGGAGGTCACCTCTGATTCCTCCTCGGAGCAGGTGAAGGCAGAGGTCCAATACAAGTACGAAGCAGGCGACCGCCCTGATCCTTTCAGACCCTTCCACGAGGAGGCCAAGGCCGCAGCTCCCACTGGAGAATGCGAGGAAGTTCCAGAGGGCCCCCTCACCCAACAGGAAGTGAGTCAGTTTGTCTTGGTGGCGGTGGTGGGGCAGGGGGCAGACCGGGTGGCCATGGTGCAGGATAGAACTGGCAAAGGTTACCTGATTCGTCCAGGCATTCACATGGGAAGGAAATGCGGCAAGGTTACGGAAATAATCCCCACTGAGGGGGTGGTGGTAGAAGAACCCTTCGTTGATCTATTGGGCAACAAACAGACACGCAGAGTGATCCTAGGGTTCAAAAAGCCGCAGGGAGGGGGACGGTGA
- the pilO gene encoding type 4a pilus biogenesis protein PilO produces the protein MPINKEVLIKLPVWKKALILAGVMIVLGLAWYMLFFLPNDEEISSLRSQLDKLQKQIQEQQKAKEAKLDLEKQIKALEAELRVLSSRLPEEKEIPDLLSSVNETGRLHGLEFVLFKQGKPVRKEYYSEIPVEIQVRGGFHQIMQFLSKVGELDRIVHVSKLKMGQYKGEPGGGTILATLQATTYKYESEPPPKKVEPGKKPSTPPPPAKAAPKGGKGAVD, from the coding sequence ATGCCCATCAACAAGGAAGTCCTCATCAAACTTCCAGTTTGGAAAAAAGCCCTTATTCTGGCAGGGGTGATGATTGTGCTGGGTCTGGCCTGGTACATGCTTTTTTTCCTTCCCAACGATGAAGAGATCTCTTCTTTGAGATCCCAACTGGATAAGCTTCAGAAACAGATCCAGGAGCAGCAGAAAGCCAAAGAGGCCAAGCTGGACCTGGAAAAACAGATCAAGGCCCTGGAGGCCGAGCTCAGGGTGCTAAGCTCCAGGCTCCCCGAGGAGAAGGAGATCCCGGATCTGTTAAGCAGCGTAAATGAGACCGGGCGTCTCCACGGCCTAGAGTTCGTGCTGTTCAAGCAGGGCAAGCCTGTCAGAAAGGAGTATTACTCGGAGATCCCAGTGGAGATTCAGGTGCGTGGCGGATTCCATCAGATCATGCAGTTCCTCTCAAAGGTGGGGGAATTGGATCGCATAGTTCATGTCTCCAAGCTCAAGATGGGCCAGTACAAAGGGGAGCCTGGCGGGGGCACCATATTGGCTACTCTACAGGCCACCACTTACAAATATGAAAGCGAGCCTCCGCCCAAGAAGGTGGAGCCTGGCAAGAAACCTTCTACGCCACCACCTCCCGCCAAGGCAGCTCCCAAGGGAGGTAAAGGTGCAGTGGACTGA
- a CDS encoding PilN domain-containing protein, whose product MIRINLLPVRQKAKEENVRRQITMGAVLLFIFLAAIGYILYDQYSQLSRLRDQKAQAEQKLAALKKEVGDLEQFKKKKQALENRKAAIADLNRNRQGVVKALDQLINEKPKELYFVSLEQKSSGAPWDNFSLSITGVATDNEVVAKFMKGLQASKKTFPSVDLDFTKAKVVQKDVGAYQEFHMDVQVAQEKPPQASKPEPPGGKAQPQPPKAPGGKKS is encoded by the coding sequence ATGATCAGAATCAACCTGCTACCCGTAAGGCAGAAGGCCAAAGAGGAAAACGTCCGAAGACAGATCACCATGGGAGCTGTGCTCCTCTTTATCTTTTTGGCTGCCATCGGGTACATACTCTATGACCAGTACAGCCAGCTTAGTCGCCTGAGGGATCAAAAGGCTCAGGCTGAGCAGAAACTGGCTGCATTGAAAAAAGAAGTGGGTGACCTGGAACAATTCAAGAAGAAAAAGCAGGCTCTGGAAAACAGAAAAGCTGCCATTGCTGACCTGAACCGAAACCGCCAGGGTGTGGTGAAAGCTCTGGATCAATTGATCAACGAGAAACCCAAGGAGCTCTACTTCGTCAGCCTGGAACAGAAGAGTTCCGGGGCACCATGGGATAATTTCAGCTTGAGCATAACAGGTGTGGCTACCGACAACGAGGTGGTGGCCAAGTTCATGAAGGGTCTCCAGGCCTCCAAGAAGACCTTTCCTTCGGTTGACCTGGATTTCACCAAGGCCAAGGTGGTCCAGAAGGATGTTGGAGCCTACCAGGAATTCCATATGGATGTCCAGGTAGCCCAGGAGAAACCGCCACAGGCGAGCAAACCCGAGCCACCAGGGGGCAAAGCACAACCACAGCCCCCCAAGGCTCCTGGAGGCAAGAAGAGCTGA
- the pilM gene encoding type IV pilus assembly protein PilM: protein MISFKSGKKELVGLDIGSHTIKLVDLAGSKGRYRLRQFATAPLPPEVIVDGAVMDSGAIIEVVRDLVAKSRVKNKRVALSISGFSVIIKKITVGFMSEEELLDSIQWEAAQYIPFDIEDVNVDFQVLGQNRDNPDQMDVLLVAAKKEIINDYENLMKETGLDPQVIDVDSFAVETMYENLFGLEENEVLGLINIGASTMNFNIVKGPISLLTRDVSMGGKQITEEIQKQYNLRYEEAEAVKLGGPENWQQYKNFDRILKNACELFAGEIQRSLDFFYANFPEEHVQKLGLCGGASKTPGLLDHIKEKLGIETFIINPFERISFSPKEFEESYLSSVGPIAAVGVGLAMRRAGDK from the coding sequence ATGATCTCGTTCAAGTCCGGGAAGAAGGAGCTGGTGGGGCTGGACATAGGCAGCCACACCATCAAGTTGGTGGATTTGGCCGGTTCCAAAGGTCGCTACAGGCTCAGACAATTCGCGACCGCTCCCCTTCCTCCTGAAGTGATAGTGGACGGGGCGGTCATGGATTCCGGGGCCATCATAGAGGTGGTAAGGGACCTGGTGGCCAAGAGCCGGGTAAAGAACAAAAGGGTGGCCCTTTCCATTTCAGGTTTTTCCGTAATCATCAAAAAGATCACCGTGGGCTTCATGTCAGAGGAAGAGCTTCTGGATTCCATACAATGGGAGGCAGCCCAGTACATCCCCTTTGACATCGAAGATGTGAATGTGGATTTCCAGGTCCTGGGCCAGAATAGAGACAATCCAGATCAGATGGATGTGCTCTTGGTGGCCGCCAAGAAAGAGATCATAAACGACTACGAAAACCTGATGAAAGAGACAGGCCTGGACCCCCAGGTGATCGATGTGGACTCCTTTGCCGTAGAAACCATGTACGAGAACCTCTTCGGACTGGAGGAAAACGAGGTGCTGGGACTGATCAATATCGGAGCCAGCACCATGAATTTCAACATCGTCAAAGGCCCCATATCTCTTTTGACCAGGGATGTTTCCATGGGAGGAAAGCAGATCACAGAGGAAATTCAAAAACAATACAATCTGAGATATGAAGAGGCCGAAGCAGTAAAACTTGGTGGCCCGGAGAACTGGCAGCAGTATAAGAACTTTGATCGCATTCTCAAGAACGCCTGCGAGCTTTTTGCCGGTGAGATCCAGCGTTCTTTGGATTTCTTCTATGCCAATTTCCCCGAAGAACATGTTCAAAAGCTGGGCCTATGCGGGGGGGCTTCCAAGACTCCTGGCCTGCTGGATCACATCAAAGAGAAGCTGGGGATCGAGACTTTTATCATCAATCCTTTCGAGAGGATCTCATTTTCTCCCAAGGAGTTCGAAGAGTCGTATTTGAGCTCCGTGGGGCCCATAGCAGCTGTGGGTGTGGGGTTGGCCATGAGGAGGGCGGGGGACAAATGA
- a CDS encoding helix-turn-helix transcriptional regulator gives MQVAEQRRSTIRELREAQMLSKAELARRAGVSPLTIDRIEKGKPCRMDTKRKIILALGLKLSDRVEVFGEGQ, from the coding sequence ATGCAAGTGGCCGAGCAAAGAAGAAGCACCATAAGAGAGCTTCGAGAGGCCCAGATGCTCAGCAAGGCAGAACTGGCGCGCAGAGCCGGGGTCTCGCCTCTGACCATAGACCGAATAGAGAAGGGCAAGCCCTGCCGGATGGATACCAAGAGGAAGATCATACTGGCTTTGGGGCTGAAGCTCTCCGATCGGGTGGAGGTTTTTGGGGAGGGGCAATGA
- a CDS encoding septum formation initiator family protein, translating to MPRGWRFWVLWACVVAVFVGFSFAGDNGFEMAKRLRKQREVIQQENTMLRQSNDRLRQEIKLIQQDPALLEWLAKERLGMIGENERVYVFP from the coding sequence ATGCCCAGGGGATGGAGGTTTTGGGTTCTGTGGGCATGTGTTGTGGCAGTTTTTGTTGGATTTTCCTTTGCAGGGGATAACGGCTTTGAGATGGCCAAACGACTTCGTAAACAAAGGGAGGTGATCCAGCAGGAAAACACTATGCTTCGTCAGAGTAATGACAGGTTGAGACAAGAGATCAAACTCATTCAGCAGGATCCCGCTTTGTTGGAGTGGCTGGCCAAGGAACGTCTGGGTATGATAGGAGAGAATGAGAGAGTTTATGTATTTCCCTGA
- a CDS encoding heavy-metal-associated domain-containing protein has translation MEKIIKISGMSCQHCVASVKKALEQLGGVSRVEVDLERAQARLLLEEGVSLEQVEKAVEEAGYRVEGWDR, from the coding sequence ATGGAAAAGATAATTAAGATATCGGGGATGAGCTGCCAACATTGTGTGGCTTCGGTCAAGAAAGCATTGGAACAACTCGGAGGGGTATCCAGGGTTGAAGTGGATCTGGAAAGAGCTCAGGCACGTCTCCTGCTAGAAGAAGGAGTTTCCCTGGAGCAGGTGGAAAAGGCGGTTGAGGAGGCTGGATATCGGGTGGAAGGGTGGGATCGTTAA
- a CDS encoding cation diffusion facilitator family transporter, with product MALHLHSPGAHPETNHAFRANRRALLIAMSVTLGIMLLEAVGGFLANSLALLSDAGHMLTDVLALGLSLVALQFAARPASNTKTYGFYRMEILAALVNGGSLFLICGFILVEAYKRFRTPEAVDTPGMLLVASIGLVANLAAAWVMMGRSRESLNLRGAYLHILGDALSSMGVIVGGVLIMFTGWQVVDPVISVLICIVILKGSVRLVRESVHILLEAVPRDLDLMEIQRGLRAIEGVKDLHDVHLWTISSGIYAMSAHVLVDDVLMSRTGEILQEINRLLRSHYGIEHTTIQFECESCEEGFYCDLQAGCAAVTRRHRDTHNHLHNTQEGGNGLHGKDN from the coding sequence ATGGCCTTGCATTTACACAGCCCAGGCGCTCATCCTGAAACCAATCATGCTTTCAGGGCCAACCGGCGTGCCCTCTTGATAGCCATGTCGGTCACCTTGGGCATAATGCTCCTTGAGGCCGTAGGGGGATTCCTAGCCAACTCCTTGGCCTTGCTAAGCGATGCGGGACATATGCTCACGGATGTATTGGCCCTGGGGCTTAGCTTGGTTGCCTTGCAGTTTGCGGCCAGGCCAGCCTCCAACACCAAGACCTATGGTTTCTACAGGATGGAGATACTGGCAGCACTGGTAAACGGTGGATCGCTTTTTTTGATATGCGGTTTTATTCTTGTGGAGGCATACAAGAGGTTCAGGACGCCCGAAGCCGTGGATACCCCTGGCATGCTCTTGGTGGCCAGCATAGGCCTTGTGGCCAATTTGGCCGCAGCTTGGGTCATGATGGGCAGAAGCCGCGAGAGCCTTAATCTAAGGGGGGCATATCTGCACATCCTGGGGGATGCCCTCTCTTCCATGGGGGTAATAGTTGGCGGAGTGCTGATCATGTTTACCGGGTGGCAGGTGGTGGATCCCGTGATCAGCGTTTTGATATGCATTGTGATCCTCAAGGGTTCTGTTCGGTTGGTGAGGGAGTCCGTTCACATTCTCCTGGAGGCTGTACCCAGGGATCTGGACCTTATGGAAATACAAAGAGGATTGAGGGCCATAGAGGGGGTCAAGGATCTCCATGATGTTCATTTATGGACCATATCCTCAGGCATCTACGCCATGAGCGCCCATGTGCTCGTGGATGATGTGCTCATGAGCCGCACAGGGGAGATACTCCAGGAGATCAACCGATTGCTGCGATCACATTACGGCATAGAGCACACGACCATTCAGTTTGAGTGCGAAAGCTGCGAGGAAGGTTTCTATTGCGACCTTCAGGCGGGTTGCGCAGCGGTGACTCGAAGGCACAGAGATACCCACAATCATCTGCACAATACTCAAGAAGGAGGAAATGGACTCCATGGAAAAGATAATTAA
- the msrB gene encoding peptide-methionine (R)-S-oxide reductase MsrB — MCRRVVRTQEQWREILSPEEFRVLREKSTERAFSGRYHDFKGQGIYVCAGCGNELFSSEAKFDSGTGWPSFWAPISGSCIRMEKDKSLFMERTEVLCARCDGHLGHVFEDGPPPTGLRYCINSVALKFQGKEG, encoded by the coding sequence ATGTGCAGGCGGGTCGTGAGAACTCAGGAGCAATGGAGAGAGATCCTGAGTCCCGAGGAGTTCAGGGTGCTCAGGGAAAAATCCACCGAGAGGGCTTTTAGCGGCAGGTATCACGATTTCAAAGGCCAAGGGATCTATGTGTGCGCAGGATGTGGGAACGAGCTATTTAGTTCTGAGGCCAAGTTCGACTCTGGAACCGGATGGCCCAGCTTTTGGGCCCCAATTTCAGGGTCATGCATTCGTATGGAAAAGGACAAGAGCCTTTTTATGGAAAGGACAGAGGTGCTTTGTGCCCGCTGCGACGGGCACCTGGGTCATGTGTTTGAAGATGGGCCCCCTCCTACGGGCCTGAGGTACTGTATCAATTCAGTGGCCTTGAAATTCCAGGGGAAAGAAGGGTAG
- a CDS encoding sulfatase, whose protein sequence is MLTNFILVTLDCVRADHLGCYGYGGVETPYLDRMAASGVLFEQGVTHAPNTWVAHASLFTGCFPPVHGLRAPHHSISPQVITMAEWFASHGWATAAFPGTTLVGKAQGFQRGFDFFDQEWEAEGFHAEQVVWRKDWKKALWRALDWMEKAGEPFLLWIHYMDTHHLPELELPQYYRSRFSQRWQCYDGKISYADKACAGELWEYLRYRGLLERTVLVVFADHGEELHEDDRPVHDGGLGEDVVRVPLVFKLPDAMKLTGLRVKEQVGLVDIFPTCCRLANISVPDAIQGIALGGPTSFHGGQVQPRELYMENWYKGFVGLRTKEWKLIMKYQDPGKWGGDSPEMTALYHLPSDPKEQKNLAESHALVVNELKKACHRWAFNGNIHVISQQEHGKIQRALESLGYM, encoded by the coding sequence TGGATCGTATGGCAGCCTCAGGGGTGCTATTCGAACAGGGCGTGACCCACGCTCCCAACACCTGGGTGGCCCACGCCAGCCTATTCACAGGGTGTTTCCCTCCGGTGCATGGCTTGAGGGCCCCTCACCACAGCATCTCCCCCCAGGTCATCACCATGGCCGAGTGGTTTGCTTCTCACGGATGGGCCACGGCAGCTTTCCCCGGAACCACCCTGGTTGGAAAAGCACAGGGATTCCAAAGAGGTTTTGATTTCTTTGACCAGGAATGGGAGGCAGAAGGATTTCATGCAGAGCAGGTGGTTTGGCGCAAGGATTGGAAAAAGGCTCTGTGGAGGGCCCTGGACTGGATGGAAAAGGCAGGGGAACCTTTTCTGCTTTGGATTCACTACATGGACACTCACCACCTCCCGGAATTGGAACTTCCCCAGTACTACCGAAGCCGCTTTTCCCAAAGGTGGCAGTGCTATGACGGGAAAATCTCCTATGCTGACAAAGCATGCGCGGGTGAGCTTTGGGAGTATCTTAGATACAGGGGGCTTTTGGAGCGCACGGTGTTGGTAGTTTTTGCAGATCATGGGGAAGAACTTCATGAAGATGACAGGCCCGTTCACGACGGTGGGCTGGGTGAGGATGTGGTGAGAGTGCCTCTGGTTTTCAAACTTCCTGATGCCATGAAACTGACAGGTCTGAGGGTGAAAGAACAGGTGGGGCTTGTGGACATATTCCCCACGTGTTGCCGTCTGGCCAATATCTCGGTGCCCGATGCCATTCAGGGGATTGCTTTGGGAGGTCCAACGAGTTTCCATGGAGGCCAGGTGCAGCCACGAGAGCTTTATATGGAGAACTGGTACAAGGGTTTTGTGGGGCTCAGGACCAAGGAGTGGAAGCTGATAATGAAATACCAGGATCCGGGCAAATGGGGTGGCGATTCTCCTGAGATGACAGCCCTTTACCACCTGCCCAGCGATCCAAAGGAGCAGAAGAATCTGGCAGAAAGCCATGCTCTGGTTGTAAACGAACTCAAGAAGGCCTGCCACAGGTGGGCCTTCAATGGCAATATCCATGTAATTAGCCAGCAGGAGCATGGGAAGATACAAAGGGCCCTCGAGAGCCTGGGATACATGTGA